The genomic stretch GATTGCGTATCAAAATTGAGATTAATCTAGCCTTGGCCGCAAGCTTTCTCCAAGCTATCACATAGCCTCCAATTAGGTAAGAATTAAGAAGAGAATGAAATAGCGATAGAAAGTCTAACGGTCTATAGATCGTTGTCATGTTCCAAATAAAGATGCTCCTCTTAGATACAGATAAAGAGGAGCTTAAAAGATTTATTTTTTGTTGAAATCTAGGAAATTAAGTGAAGAAAAATCCAATGAACTAGCTTCATTAGTCCAGGTTTTAATATATTGGGAGTTACACATTAGTGGCTCTTGCTCAGATTGTGTTGAGATATTGTGTCGAGAATATTTAGCCGCTATATGGGAATCTCTTTTGATAGCTGAAGCAAGTGAGTTTTCAGCATCTTTGCTGTTCATTGCTGAAATATCCTCGCTTAGTGTGTAGTGTTTGAGATTTGTTTTTTCTGAATGTCCTAAGAAAGCACATGTTTGCGAGAGACTGTAACCCATCTCAATTCTAAAATAGATATTAGCACTTCTCCTGAGATCGTAGAAGTAATAATCATCCCTTAAATCAAGATTAAACTCATTGATGGCATGATTAGTAATGTCGTCAAAAAGCTTTTTTAACTTTTCATCATCACGTAAAAAAAGCTCCTTTTCTTTATCCCAAAATACAAATAGGAATGGATACTCAATAAGCTTATTTTTGTACTTACCATACCTCTTGTAACCTTTTAACTTGGATTGTATCGAGAGAATATAGTCACCTGCCCAGTCACTTAGTTTTATAGGACGATAGCTTTTTTTGTTTTTTGGAGCAAATGACATTTTTGAACCATTTGGGCATTTTTCTAGTTTCTTTATTCTGATTTCGATCGGATAACCATTTTTATAAATAATATTATCATCGTTAAGAGTGTACATCTCAGCAGGACGGACTCCAATTTCTCTCCAAAAACGAATGAGCTTTCTAATGTCAGGCATGACAGATTCATCAACATGAAAAGTACATTTTTGAACAGCATCAATAAGAACTTGTGGATAAACGACGTGTCTAACATCAGCCAATTCATCAATTTCACCACCTTTGGTAAACTCATATATATTCATTTTTTCAGGGTTACATCTTAATGCGTAGCCTTGCTCTTTGGCCGTATTAAGATAGGCACGAAATTGTTTTCGCCAAGAGTTCCTAGTCGCAGCAGAGATACATCCTTTTCCTCTCAATTTTTTTGTATATTTTAGACTCAAATCCCATGACTTTAGGTGCTCATTAGTAATATCACAGATTGAATGTATTCCGAGATTTTCAAAAAACGGTATTATACGTCTAAAAACAGATCGTAGATTATCTTTAGATGCTTCACCTTTTTGTCTCTCATTAGTAGCATAGTCACTAAAATATTTTGGAGTATAAATAGAAAATTTCCCATCCTTAGG from Halobacteriovoraceae bacterium encodes the following:
- a CDS encoding site-specific integrase; the protein is MDYKYLNIKDFIFVGYKYEDPSLLRKTKFHKDKKKPGSEKIYYYLPSGVYRYFYSTPKLKSKREKDGYIAEFNHALSSGFLPNSGAQALRKSSYDPKDGKFSIYTPKYFSDYATNERQKGEASKDNLRSVFRRIIPFFENLGIHSICDITNEHLKSWDLSLKYTKKLRGKGCISAATRNSWRKQFRAYLNTAKEQGYALRCNPEKMNIYEFTKGGEIDELADVRHVVYPQVLIDAVQKCTFHVDESVMPDIRKLIRFWREIGVRPAEMYTLNDDNIIYKNGYPIEIRIKKLEKCPNGSKMSFAPKNKKSYRPIKLSDWAGDYILSIQSKLKGYKRYGKYKNKLIEYPFLFVFWDKEKELFLRDDEKLKKLFDDITNHAINEFNLDLRDDYYFYDLRRSANIYFRIEMGYSLSQTCAFLGHSEKTNLKHYTLSEDISAMNSKDAENSLASAIKRDSHIAAKYSRHNISTQSEQEPLMCNSQYIKTWTNEASSLDFSSLNFLDFNKK